A region of [Bacteroides] pectinophilus DNA encodes the following proteins:
- a CDS encoding site-specific integrase yields MYKDIFESIRNEAEKRNLRERTIQLYCSDVSYFLRWIGKNVSDLTLEDAESFLTAKRLEGRSPETHNHYRSAIKFLYKKVLKIVWDDDTVPAMKRERNLPAVLSRDEINAIIDATPNLKHKAIIATMYSSGLRVSEVVHLHYDDISRTNMTIHVRETKGRIDRYTILSQKNLDLLTEYWFKCGRPKDILFPSSWSGGYLDIASVNQFFKKSAKLAGINRHVSSHACRHSFASHLFESGTDIKYIQSLLGHVDPRSTDVYLHVSNKTLLGIRSPFDNPEGGES; encoded by the coding sequence ATGTATAAAGATATTTTTGAATCCATCCGCAATGAGGCGGAAAAACGTAACCTGCGTGAAAGAACTATTCAACTGTATTGCTCTGATGTCAGCTACTTTCTTCGTTGGATTGGAAAAAATGTTTCTGATCTTACACTTGAAGATGCGGAAAGTTTTCTTACTGCCAAACGTCTGGAAGGAAGGTCTCCTGAAACTCACAATCACTATCGGTCTGCAATCAAGTTCTTATATAAAAAGGTGCTGAAGATTGTCTGGGATGATGACACTGTTCCGGCTATGAAAAGAGAGCGAAATCTTCCTGCCGTTCTATCACGCGATGAAATAAATGCAATCATTGACGCCACTCCGAATCTGAAGCATAAAGCGATTATTGCAACTATGTATTCTTCCGGATTACGTGTATCAGAGGTTGTTCATCTTCATTATGATGACATTTCACGTACCAACATGACAATTCATGTTCGTGAAACCAAAGGCAGAATTGACAGGTATACAATTCTGTCTCAAAAAAATTTAGACCTTCTCACAGAGTATTGGTTCAAATGTGGTCGCCCTAAAGATATCCTTTTCCCAAGTTCCTGGTCCGGTGGATATCTGGATATAGCCAGTGTTAACCAGTTCTTTAAGAAAAGTGCTAAACTCGCCGGCATTAACCGTCATGTTTCCTCTCATGCGTGCCGTCATAGTTTTGCCAGCCACCTATTCGAAAGTGGCACAGATATAAAATATATCCAGTCACTTCTGGGACATGTTGATCCTCGCTCTACAGATGTTTACCTTCATGTGAGCAACAAGACACTTCTTGGAATCCGCAGCCCGTTCGACAACCCGGAAGGTGGTGAATCATGA